In the genome of Mogibacterium neglectum, the window GCGCCACACGTTTTGCACGAATCTACAAAAGCGAGGCGTGGATATTAGAACAGCTCAATATCTGATGGGGCATGCTGACATTCAAATGACAGCCAATATATATACTCACGTTGATTTTGAAATTATAAACCAGGCAGCAGCGTTAATGTGATACCGTGTTACTCTCTGCGATAATAGGTGCTACAGCCATTGAAATTACTGATTATTAAGCTGTACTCCTAAAGCGGGTGTCGGAGGTTCGAATCCTCTTCGGGACACCATTTAAAAACACCGCAATTCTAACGAGTTGCGGTGTTTTTGTTTGTCAAAATTCTTTTACATACTAGTATAGTGCTCAAGCACCGCAGACGTAGCTCCCTTCGAGCTAGACTCAACTGCGATTCCCAGGATTTCCTTAACCAGCTTGAAATTATCCGTGGCATTTCTCTTCCAGTCCGCAAATTCAGGCCCAAGAATATAATCTTGATACTCTAAACTATCTTCTGGTCTACCTTCAATTCTGACGAGAAGCCCTTTATCACGCATAACCCTCACTACAGTTCGCACTTCATCGTCCGTCGAGTAGAATAACTCTGGTACCAGCTTTACCTTCCTCTGAATTGCGTCGGAAACGAACAAGTATAAACGCAACTCCTTATTTACAAACCTCTTATCGGGTATGTAAACAGGTTCGGTATCGTCAGGAATTTGAAACTGCCTTTTATCCTTCTTTATCCCGTAGTATTCGCAGATACCGTCTACTTCTCTCTTCGTTAAGTTATATTTTGTTTGAAACTGTTTCTTTGTAAGCATCTATATCACCTAATTTTTTGAGACTTAATCTGTCACTATGATAACATATGAGAGAATACTAAAAAGGCTATTTTTCAGTATAATAGTGCCGGATTTTCAGTTATTAATTGCTTCTGTTATAATAACGAACATATCAGGAGCTGGCACTCCTGGTTTTTCTTTTGCGTGTATACATGACGCTTAATATCATTTCTTGGTTATTAACAATATAACACAGCTTTATTTATATACAATGTTACTTCTATAACGATAGGATATGCAACTTTAATGAATACCTAACCCTACAATAATCATAAAATTTAACGATAGAAACATAACCGTCATGTTAGCATCTTTCTTTTCTTTCTCGAGCATTTTATATGTATATATTAAGACTAATATAATGGATATTGCCGATCCAGTTTTAATAGCAGAATGTAATGGGGATACATCAAACATGGTATATATTCCATAAGCCATAAAGAAAACAGCTTCATAGATATATATTATATTTTTATATAAATTACTCATTTTTTTCATAAACCTCATTTTCGTGAAACACCTCCTATTTCGTATGAATATCTAACCAAACGCATTCCAGCTCTATATCTCACATGTCTGTATTTTTCATTTTTTTTAGTGAAAAGTTTAATATCAAGCATAAGATTGAAAGAACAACAAATATTATTAAATTAATCTTATTATATTCAAATAGCGCTATTAATGTAATAAGGCATATACTCGTTACTAGATTAATTAACATCTTCATAAGTACCTCCAAAAGTATTATATATATGTTTGAAATTAAATTATCTAACTTACAATTAACATTTACACACAAAAAATACAAGTATTGAATATAATATTTATACGGTACACTATGAAATTTACAATTGTAATATTTCACACAAGAATTATTAAGTAAATCGAGACAAGCGAGGCCACATGATCGAACTCAGAAATGATACATCGGTAAAATACAGCTACGACGAGTGGATGGAGTTTTTACGAGAAAATGATAAGCACAGGCTGCAGATAGATTTCTCGAATGAGACCAATCTACCTGCCGATATCAAGGCACTGATACTGCCTTCTGTTTCTGCGTTTCAAATCGGTGAGCATAGCGATGGGATTCATCTGCTCAAGGCGGCAGAGGGGTTCGCTCGCAAGTTTAATGAACCTACATATCCCGAGGTCATGAAACTATTTATAAGAGAGGAGAATTTCCACTCCTCATACCTAGGCGAATTTATGCGCTATTACGAGCTTCCGCTCCGTAAGAGCAATTTCCTCGATAAGACATTTCGCCGCCTCCGTAGACGCAGCGATATCCGCCCTGAGGTCGTAACTCTCGTAACGGCAGAGATTATAGCCCTCTCTTATTACTCAGCTCTCAGTGATGCTACGAACTCACCGGCGCTAAAGAGAATTTGCGCTCAGATGCTTCACGATGAGCTTCCTCACGTGATTTTTCAATCTTATACACTAGGCCATTTTAAGCAAGGCAGATGTCTTAAGCTTCAAAGACGGCTCCTCATGAGAGCTACAACTCTCGCTGTCTGGACTGCGTACGGAAAAGTATTTCGCGCATCAGGCTGGACATATTCTAAATTCAAGCAGGAAAATCTCGGCTATCTAAAGCAGTCTGAAGATATAGCCAGCGATATAGCTCTATGTTTTGCTTCGGAAATCGGGCAACAGAGATAGTTAAAGTCACTTATATAGATGACCAGCATGTACTAAAAAAGTACATGCTATTATTTTGCATAAATCTCATTGACAATATCGTAATACGATATTATATTTTAGCTAGAAATATCGATTAACGATATTAGAAAAGCTTACAGCAAATTTGATCAATGGGTGGTGCTATACATGGCAAAAAAATCATTGGAACCATTAACCGAGCCGATGTTCTACATACTGCTTTGTTTCCACCGCTCTGATATGTGCGGGACGGAGATATCGAGTTATGTAAATGATCTCACGGACGGAAGGGTCAAGCTCGGACCAGGGACTCTGTACTCACTCCTCTCACTTTTTCAGGCAGAGGAATTAATACGTAAGCTGCCCCCAGATGGCAGGAGAATTTCTTACAGCATTACAGAGCGCGGAGAACAGTTATATCAGGATGAAATCTGTAGATTAGAAGCATGCCTTAGTGATGCACGGAGGTGCAGTTATGAGCGATAGGATTAAACAGAAGATTTGTTATTTTGGTCTTTCCGACATATATCAGGAACAGAATTGGCTTGAGGATCTGGCTAGGAGAGGGCTCCTTCTCACATATACTGGCTACTTTATATACGACTTTGCATATGGCGAGCCAACTGAAAGAAGATACCGAATTCTGCCAGAGAAAAGAAAGAAGATTGAACAGGAAGAGCTGGATATATATGAGTCCTGCGGATGGACATGTGTGCGAGGAACGCATGCATCGACTGTGTTCTATACAGACGATCAGAATGCGCCCGAGCCTTTTACAGATGTAGTTACGGAGAAGAAGTATTATGTTAAGCGATTGTTCTCTACACTCATTACATCTATAGTTACTGCGATTTACATACTGTGGATTCTAAGACCCAACACGTATAGCTTTATCTTAAATCCAGTTGACTTTTATTATCAGTTAGCTGATCAGCCATCTCCACTCATATGCCTATATTTAGTGATATGTCCATTATTAGTGTTGTTCTATCTAGGGATTATCTTTAAATACGTTAGGTTAATATGGCAACTGAAAAGAGAAACTTTTAAAAGGACTTACGGCTTTAAGTCCAGACGTTATGTAAATATGATTTTAACTAATGCGATTATCGTGCTGATGGTGGGTCTCTTTATATATGTGATCTTCGTGCCAGATAAGAGAGTCATGACAAGCAGCTTCAAAGAAGCTTTGGCATATAAGGATGCTGAGCTTGTAAGGTTTTCCGAATTTGACCCATCCGCTTGGGATGAGGTCCATTCGAATATGATAGTAAGAAATGGTAATAACAATATCGATAATCCTGACATAACATACGAGACAAGTTACGACCGTAATGTCATGATGACAAAGATGTCCTCGGAAGACCTATCTGTCTCTTCTAAAACAGATAAGGGTAATCCACCAGTGGCAGGGCTTAACTATCATGTTCAGCTATACAAGGCTAAGTCGTCTAAAATTGCTGCACGCTTTATGTCATCTAATATAGAAAATCAGCTGGAAGGAATGAATTTCGACGTATCAGAGAGACGCATCCGAGATATGAAGTTTAAATATAGTGGTCTAGATTACGCGGCATATATCAGAGCTTCTAAAACGGATGAATTTGCATATGCATTAGATACACAGATGCTTTTCCTCAGAAAGGGAAATAAATATGTCGTTGTTACATATAGCGGTCCTGTCGATCTGAAGTCGAAGGTTGGGCTCTTTGCATCGAAGATGTAGCTACATTGTATTCCATTGTTATCGCAAAATGTTCAACACGAGGTGTGTCATGGATAAGAAAACGAAATTAAAATATGACCCTTTTGGCATAGTTGATATGTTTTATAAGCAGAACTGGCTTGAATATCAGGCAAGAAAAGGTCTGCTGCTCGCTAACGATAATCTACTTACTTGCAGATTCACCGTTGACGAGCCAAGAGATAGGCGGTATCGCATATTGCCATACAAGCATAGCAAGACGACGCAGGAGGAACTGGATTTATATGCTTCTTGTGGTTGGCATCTGATATACGGTTCTGGTTCAGTAATGATATTCTACACAGATGATCCGGATGCCCCAGAGCCATTTACGGATGTGCAGAGTCAGCATAAGTACTATAGAAAGAGCTTGATTACTAATTTTATTTGGATGCTAATTCTTTTTGCAGAATTACTTTTTAGCATCAGCCCAAGTTGGCAAGGATTCACTATATCACCTTCAGAACTTCTCTACAGCAGTGCTGATCAACCGCTTTCCACTTTGGCGATGACTTTTATTGGATTACCGTTGGCGCTTTTGTTCTGGTTTCAATATATGTTCACTTATATCAGCATACTGAATAGGAACAGAAAGAAGGATTTTTATGGGGCTTCGGGATTCAGATTGAAATATTATGTCAATGCGACGTTTATTATAACTTTAATCGTCCTAACCCTATGGAACATCATTGGCATCACTCGGACAGTGAATATCTCATCATCCGGCGACTTCACCCAGGCTCTTAAGTACAAGGGCAATGAGATTGTGCGCTTCTCGGAATTTGACCCTGATACGTGGAAGACTGTATATAAGAAAATCGAGTACTACCACGATGGCGAAGGCGATATGATAACCTTTGATGTCAATCAGGATAAAACTCTACTGATGCCTAGAATGGTGTCTGAGGTGCTTGAGGTAGAAAAAGATACTAAGAATGATGAAGATACTGTAAGGGAACTTTATTACAGCGTTAATCTTTACAAAGCAAGGTCTTCTAAAGTCGCATCTGAATTCATGAAATATAATATAAAAGACGAGCTCACTGGGTTTAGTGACAAAGTGTCTATCAAATCTATTGACAAGTACCGTTTCGATTACAAGGGCCTCGACTACGCTGCATATATCGTAGATGAGAAGATGGCAAATGATACTACTGCAAAACGTGACCAGCTACTCTTCCTAAGAAAAGGGAGTACCTACGTATGCGTTTCATATTACGGTCCTATCGACCTGAAGTCGAAGGTAGGACTGTTTGCAGAGAAGATGTAGGTTTTCAGATTATCTGAGGAATACATGTTCTAAACCCTGTTAATCGTTTTATTAGTAAGCCTATAAGCAAATAACCAGCCATACGGCTGGTCATTTCAGTTCCTGATTAAATTGCTTATTTATATCACGTATATCACGCTATTCTTCTGGAGCCTCGAACAGAACCTTGAACTTCGAGCCTTCACTCAGATATATTCCCTCGATATCTTCAGGATGATTTGCTACGAGTTCTGCGACATTATCCACCTCGAACGAAACGCATATCCCGCAGGCTGCGCTAAGAGCTCTAGGCACCGGCATCAGTGTTGCGGTTTGATCTATGCTTTTCTGTTGCTTGTGAAACTGCTGTGCTCCAAAATGCGTATGAAAAGTTGCGATAAACATTACTTGAGAGTAATCAGGTAATCGCCTTCTGGCGTTTCACTGTATTCCATAGATAGCTTGTTGTTCGCTGCATATCTAGATATGTTCTTAACTGGTGTCATGCTGTCTACGAGAACTTCAACAGGTGTTCCAGCCTTTACAGCGTTCTGAGTCATAATTACTGGTTCAGGGCACGAGTACCCTCTTGCATCTACCTTAGTCATTTTATGCCTCCTTAGCTTTTCTTATATTCATCAGACCGATAATTAAAGTAACGATAATTCCGAACACAACTGCAATCTTGCCATTTGGCGTTGGTCCCATTGGTGTCGATGCTAGTGCAAAGTTGTGACAGAAGGCTGCTCCAACGATTAGTCCGAGAACTGCAACGCCCGAGTCTGCATTTCCAGCACCTGAGAGCACAACCTGGCGAAGTGGACAACCACCGAGTAGACAAGAGCCCAGTCCTACGAGGACCATTCCTAGGAAGTTCCATAGAGAGTCGTTAAATGCGATTGGCTGCTTGTCAAACCCTGCGTGAAAGAAGCCAAGTGCTATGTTTCCAATGAGAGCTGCGACAAATATTGCAATAAATCCAGATAATAGATAGAAATCTTTGAATAACACTGCATCGCGAAGTCCACCAACCATGCATAGTCTAGTGCGCTGTGCTAGAACACCGACAACAAGCCCTGCGATTAGCGAAATTGCGAGTGGTGCGTGCATAGCTCCAGGACCCTGTTTGCTGAATACAAGAAGTGCTGGGAATGCGCATAGGATAACGAATAGTACTACTGTTATCGCTGGCATTGCTATGCCTTCTGTTGGTCCTAGTGGAACTGACTTCTTAAGCGTGAAGCCCTTCTTGAGAAATACGATTCCGCCGATAATTCCGCAGAAGAATCCAATCAGACCGATAATTGCATTCCAGTCCCCACCAGCGATTCTGAGAATCATTCTAAGTGGGCAGCCGAGGAACATTAGAGCTCCTACCATGACGAAGAATGAAAGCACGAATCTTGTCATCGGTGAGGAACCGCCACGAACTTTGAATTCTTTTCCGCAAACGGACATGATAAATGCACCAATAATAAGTCCAATTATCTCAGGACGAACGTACTGCACAACTGGAGCATTGTGGAGCTTAAGAGCACCTGCAGCATCTCTCAGGAAGCATGCAATACAAAAGCCCATGTTAGCAGGGTTGCCATACTTGACGAGAAGTACTGCTGCCGCGCCGACCACGAGCCCAGTAATAATCATAAGGGTACTTTTTTCTTTTTTCATTGTATCCTCCTTGTTTAAATAATATCGATTTATTATTACGAGTATACCAAACAAGGATTTTGTATTAAAATCAGTAATTTTAATACTTAGCTGTAATTATTAATATTTTCAATAGCAATTTATTTTGCACTTCTATTTAATGAGAACTTCCCTGCAAAAGCCTCTTCATCGCCGCCCTATACTTCTCGACTCTCGCATAATCTTCCGCACCAGGATGCTCTATGCGTCTGATATCCATATTATGACTTAGGTCGGCAAGCTTGACGGAAGTCGCGAGCTTATTTTTCGATACCCTATCTATGTACTGCATGTAGTCTTCGCTTAGGTCTTTCGTAAGGGTCTTCACCGCTTCAACAACCTTATCGCTAAATCCGCACATGCGCAAATACACCTCGTCATACTCGCTATCCTCGAGTACGTCATGAAGGTAAGCGACTACCTTTTCCTCTTCCGTTTCACACATATCTGCGACTGCGAATGGATGCAGATAGTACGGCTGTCCCGCCTTATCGAATTGTTCGTAGTGCGCTTCCTGGCATATCTGCTGTGCTAGCTGAATCTGGTCCACTTTCCTAAACCTCCTTTGACAACTATCGTATGGTTTACTGTTATAGCAAGAGGCACTAGCCTTGCTATGCTAGTGCCCCTGTTGTATCGAAATTATATGTTGTGTTATCAATCACATGTGTGCCGGTATACATTACGCCGTCTTGTCCTAGGTAATACCATACGCCATAATGCTTTACCCATCCTTTGTGCATCGCGCCGCTAGAGCTTAGGTAATAGCTATTGCCACCTTCCTGAATCCAGCCAGTCTGCATAACTCCGTCGTTACCTAGATAGTACCAAGCACCGCCAGTGTACTGCCATCCCTTCTGCATTGCACCGCTTGAATTCAGATAGAACCACTTGCCATTATCCTGTACCCAGCCGGTCTTCATCGCACCGCTGGAGCTTAGATAATAGCTATTGCCACCTTCCTGAATCCAGCCAATCTGCATAACTCCGTCGCTACCTAGGTAGTACCAAGCACCGCCAGTGTACTGCCATCCCTTCTGCATTGCACCGCTGGAATTTAGAAGATACCACTTGCCATTGTCCTGTACCCAGCCAGTTTTCATCAATCCACTCGCATCAAGGAAATATCTGTGACCACCGTCTTCTACCCAGCCTGTCTGCATAGCACCATCATTATCCATGAAGCACCAGTCTTTTCCGTACGTTATCCAACCTGTCTTGAGTGCACCCGACGAATCTGCGAAATACCACTTATCCTTGGCTTTAACCCAGCCAGTGCCCATGATTCCAGATCTCGTTAATACATATTTCTTTTTTGCCGCTTTGTCGTAATATACAGTGTCCTGCAGCATTAAATTATAGCCTTCCGAGTCGAAGCAATACCAAGCTCCATCGATATATTGCCATCCGGTAGCGTATTTTCCATCATTTTTAATATAAGCGTAAGTCCATCCGTTTGGTGCGGTAGCATCTCCCCAGATCTGCCATCCTCTGATAATAGGATGGTATGTCTTTGCCTTTACTAAAGCTCTGCAAGATTCATCTGCAAAAGTCTGCATATCTGTGGATGACTTATCAAAGTCCTCTACGATAGCACCAACATTTTCAATCGCTTTGTAAGCTGGGGTATTGTGCTTGTCTGCATATAGCTTATATGACAGTTGACGAAGCGGTCCATTTGATGAGAGTACAAAGTTCTTAGGTTCTAGGAATTCAAGTAACTGCTTACCATTTGCACTTGAGATTCCGTGATGACCAGTTCTTAGAGTATCTATCGTGCCAGACTTCTTATAAATAACCTCTCCATATTTATAATCGATCATCGCAGATGCGTCTCCGAGTATTACCGCATTATGTAGTCCTTTTGTAATCTGCGTGATTATGGAGTTGTCGTTCTCCGTATAACCTTCTTTGTTGACAATGCTGCTTAGGTTATACAGCGCGATATCTAGGTTTCCAAACTTGAAGCTAATATTGTCGCTATAATCTCCCTTCCTAGTAATCGTTGCATCCAACTTAGAAAGCGCACTCGTATCGTCGGAAGTGATATCGACCATAGTAACCTTTGCCTCGGTTAGTTTTCTTGAAACTTCCTTAAAGTATTCAGCGGTCTTCCATGTCGGATCTTCATACTTAGGAGCCCAATTTAAATATTTCTTATGGATATAAACTGTATCTGAGTCAAAGAATGGATTTCCATCGGAATTCTTCTCGTCAACCAAATCTATAAATCCACCTATGTGATCTGAATGCGCATGCGTAGCAACAGCGAAATCAATATGCTTAACGCCTAGTTTTCTCATAAACTCCGCTACGGTCTTGCCATTACCACCCTGAGCAGCATATGGTCCGTATTCGCTAGGGTTTGATGCATCGATCATACCAAATTTACCGTTGCTTTGAACAAGCGTGCAATCACTATGCGAACCATCTGTTGACGGAAGCGATAGATAGTATACTTTATCGCTCTCCGCATCCCACGTTGGGTTTTCATCGTCTGCATTTACATTAATTGGGTAAAATACGACCAAAAAAAATAGCAACACGAGACTGCTACATATAAATGCCAGTATAGAGTTATAGCTCCTTCTTTCCATTTCAACCTCTCACTTAAAAAACGTGTGTCATTTAACAGAATGATTCTATATTAAGGATTTTGTATTTTCAAGTATTTTATCGGTTAATCAGGTTAAATAGTTCCCTATTTAGTTATCCTATATTTTCATCATTTTCTATTGATTAGCAGGAATAAAAAATGTTATCTACCCTATTTACATGGACTCTCGTAAATGATAATCTACAACTCATGCAAAATTACTATTATAATTAGAGGAGGAGCAGAACTATGAATCACGAAGAATCATATTTTGATAGCGGGTTATTTCAGCTTATTGGATATAGCCTTATTGGCATACTTATTACAACTGCAACCCTCGGCATTTGTCTGCCTTGGGCGTACTGCATGATTTACAACTGGGAAATAAAGCACACGGTAATAGAAGGTAGGCGCCTAGAATTTGATGGCACCGCTGTGCAGCTATTCGGGAATTGGATAAAGTGGCTTCTGCTTACGATTGTAACGTTGGGAATCTATGGGTTCTGGGTGAATATCAAGCTTAGACAGTGGAAGACGATGCATACACATTTTGCGAATTAGATTTTGCTATTAATTTCCTGTATCTGGACTAGTCAGCTTCTCTATTGGATCGATTTTACTTAATATCTATGCTGCGAGGGCTCACTAGGAAGATTCAAATTTAAAAAATTATTTAAATGAAAAAGCCTCGAATTCGCCAATACAAAGGCGTTTTCAAGGCTTTTACTTTTGGAGCTGCTGGCGAGAATCGAACTCGCAACCACTTCATTACGAGTGAAGTGCTCTACCATTGAGCCACAGCAGCATATTGAAGTTGCCCATAAAGTATATAATAAAATCAATTACTTATCAATGTTGCATTTTCATATTCAAATCGCTGCATGATATAATCAATTATACGCGTATATCACTATTATCATGGTCGTGTACATATTAAATATTTACAATTACATACGAATTGCGAGGTATCCTATGACCGTAACAGAGCAAGCACAGAAAATCGAAAATAAAAAAATCTGCCTCATATACACAGGTGGCACAATTGGCATGTCTAGAACAGATATTGGCTACGCACCATTGGCTGGTCACTTTCAGCATGAGCTAGACCGCATCGACGACCTCCGTTCTGATGGAATGCCGCAGTATGAACTCGTTGAGTTCACGCCACTTCTCGATTCATCCAACATAACTTACGTTCAGTGGAATATGATTGCCGAATCAATCGCATCTCGCTACGACGATTACGATGGATTTGTCGTGCTACACGGCACAGATACCATGGCGTACAGCACTTCTGCGCTTTCTTTTATGCTTGAGAATCTTAATAAACCTGTGATTTTCACCGGGTCACAAATTCCACTTTGCGAGCTCCGAAGCGACGGAAAGGATAACCTCATTACATCCATATTGGTTGCTGCTTCTGGCAAGGTGAACGAGGTAGCGCTCTACTTTGGGCACAAGCTATTACGTGGCAACCGAGCCATGAAAGTTTCAGCAGATGGGCTTATCGCATTTTCTTCGCCGAATTATCCGCCGCTTGCAAATGCCGGAATAGACATCAATTATAATGAACCTCGCTTGATGCCGAAGTCTCGCGGAGAGCTCCTCGTTCAGTCGATTAAACCTGCGAAGGTTGGTGTTATAAAGCTATTTCCAGGAATCCAGTTTGAGCTATTTGCACCAATTGTGACGCGCGGACTCGATGCTCTCGTACTAGAAACATTTGGCACTGGCAACATACCTAATTATGACAAAGCGCTACCACCTCTCATCGCTCGCGCC includes:
- a CDS encoding PadR family transcriptional regulator; its protein translation is MAKKSLEPLTEPMFYILLCFHRSDMCGTEISSYVNDLTDGRVKLGPGTLYSLLSLFQAEELIRKLPPDGRRISYSITERGEQLYQDEICRLEACLSDARRCSYER
- a CDS encoding DUF2812 domain-containing protein, which gives rise to MSDRIKQKICYFGLSDIYQEQNWLEDLARRGLLLTYTGYFIYDFAYGEPTERRYRILPEKRKKIEQEELDIYESCGWTCVRGTHASTVFYTDDQNAPEPFTDVVTEKKYYVKRLFSTLITSIVTAIYILWILRPNTYSFILNPVDFYYQLADQPSPLICLYLVICPLLVLFYLGIIFKYVRLIWQLKRETFKRTYGFKSRRYVNMILTNAIIVLMVGLFIYVIFVPDKRVMTSSFKEALAYKDAELVRFSEFDPSAWDEVHSNMIVRNGNNNIDNPDITYETSYDRNVMMTKMSSEDLSVSSKTDKGNPPVAGLNYHVQLYKAKSSKIAARFMSSNIENQLEGMNFDVSERRIRDMKFKYSGLDYAAYIRASKTDEFAYALDTQMLFLRKGNKYVVVTYSGPVDLKSKVGLFASKM
- a CDS encoding DUF2812 domain-containing protein, producing MDKKTKLKYDPFGIVDMFYKQNWLEYQARKGLLLANDNLLTCRFTVDEPRDRRYRILPYKHSKTTQEELDLYASCGWHLIYGSGSVMIFYTDDPDAPEPFTDVQSQHKYYRKSLITNFIWMLILFAELLFSISPSWQGFTISPSELLYSSADQPLSTLAMTFIGLPLALLFWFQYMFTYISILNRNRKKDFYGASGFRLKYYVNATFIITLIVLTLWNIIGITRTVNISSSGDFTQALKYKGNEIVRFSEFDPDTWKTVYKKIEYYHDGEGDMITFDVNQDKTLLMPRMVSEVLEVEKDTKNDEDTVRELYYSVNLYKARSSKVASEFMKYNIKDELTGFSDKVSIKSIDKYRFDYKGLDYAAYIVDEKMANDTTAKRDQLLFLRKGSTYVCVSYYGPIDLKSKVGLFAEKM
- a CDS encoding DUF3343 domain-containing protein, with the translated sequence MFIATFHTHFGAQQFHKQQKSIDQTATLMPVPRALSAACGICVSFEVDNVAELVANHPEDIEGIYLSEGSKFKVLFEAPEE
- a CDS encoding sulfurtransferase TusA family protein, with the protein product MTKVDARGYSCPEPVIMTQNAVKAGTPVEVLVDSMTPVKNISRYAANNKLSMEYSETPEGDYLITLK
- the yedE gene encoding YedE family putative selenium transporter, translating into MKKEKSTLMIITGLVVGAAAVLLVKYGNPANMGFCIACFLRDAAGALKLHNAPVVQYVRPEIIGLIIGAFIMSVCGKEFKVRGGSSPMTRFVLSFFVMVGALMFLGCPLRMILRIAGGDWNAIIGLIGFFCGIIGGIVFLKKGFTLKKSVPLGPTEGIAMPAITVVLFVILCAFPALLVFSKQGPGAMHAPLAISLIAGLVVGVLAQRTRLCMVGGLRDAVLFKDFYLLSGFIAIFVAALIGNIALGFFHAGFDKQPIAFNDSLWNFLGMVLVGLGSCLLGGCPLRQVVLSGAGNADSGVAVLGLIVGAAFCHNFALASTPMGPTPNGKIAVVFGIIVTLIIGLMNIRKAKEA
- a CDS encoding GTP pyrophosphokinase, whose translation is MDQIQLAQQICQEAHYEQFDKAGQPYYLHPFAVADMCETEEEKVVAYLHDVLEDSEYDEVYLRMCGFSDKVVEAVKTLTKDLSEDYMQYIDRVSKNKLATSVKLADLSHNMDIRRIEHPGAEDYARVEKYRAAMKRLLQGSSH
- a CDS encoding MBL fold metallo-hydrolase, whose amino-acid sequence is MERRSYNSILAFICSSLVLLFFLVVFYPINVNADDENPTWDAESDKVYYLSLPSTDGSHSDCTLVQSNGKFGMIDASNPSEYGPYAAQGGNGKTVAEFMRKLGVKHIDFAVATHAHSDHIGGFIDLVDEKNSDGNPFFDSDTVYIHKKYLNWAPKYEDPTWKTAEYFKEVSRKLTEAKVTMVDITSDDTSALSKLDATITRKGDYSDNISFKFGNLDIALYNLSSIVNKEGYTENDNSIITQITKGLHNAVILGDASAMIDYKYGEVIYKKSGTIDTLRTGHHGISSANGKQLLEFLEPKNFVLSSNGPLRQLSYKLYADKHNTPAYKAIENVGAIVEDFDKSSTDMQTFADESCRALVKAKTYHPIIRGWQIWGDATAPNGWTYAYIKNDGKYATGWQYIDGAWYCFDSEGYNLMLQDTVYYDKAAKKKYVLTRSGIMGTGWVKAKDKWYFADSSGALKTGWITYGKDWCFMDNDGAMQTGWVEDGGHRYFLDASGLMKTGWVQDNGKWYLLNSSGAMQKGWQYTGGAWYYLGSDGVMQIGWIQEGGNSYYLSSSGAMKTGWVQDNGKWFYLNSSGAMQKGWQYTGGAWYYLGNDGVMQTGWIQEGGNSYYLSSSGAMHKGWVKHYGVWYYLGQDGVMYTGTHVIDNTTYNFDTTGALA
- a CDS encoding DUF898 family protein, with translation MNHEESYFDSGLFQLIGYSLIGILITTATLGICLPWAYCMIYNWEIKHTVIEGRRLEFDGTAVQLFGNWIKWLLLTIVTLGIYGFWVNIKLRQWKTMHTHFAN
- the ansA gene encoding asparaginase translates to MTVTEQAQKIENKKICLIYTGGTIGMSRTDIGYAPLAGHFQHELDRIDDLRSDGMPQYELVEFTPLLDSSNITYVQWNMIAESIASRYDDYDGFVVLHGTDTMAYSTSALSFMLENLNKPVIFTGSQIPLCELRSDGKDNLITSILVAASGKVNEVALYFGHKLLRGNRAMKVSADGLIAFSSPNYPPLANAGIDINYNEPRLMPKSRGELLVQSIKPAKVGVIKLFPGIQFELFAPIVTRGLDALVLETFGTGNIPNYDKALPPLIARAIANGTTVVVCTQCSQGTVRLGAYETSSELAKAGAVSGSNMTTEATVAKLYYLFSLGLEHSEISRLIETDMRGELNQ